One part of the Eleginops maclovinus isolate JMC-PN-2008 ecotype Puerto Natales chromosome 14, JC_Emac_rtc_rv5, whole genome shotgun sequence genome encodes these proteins:
- the LOC134876247 gene encoding alpha-2 adrenergic receptor, with protein MDSLNASGMDAFTVIHLNSSWSLDSGYSLAAIASIAALVSFLILFTVVGNILVVIAVLTSRALKAPQNLFLVSLATADILVATLVMPFSLANELMGYWYFGKVWCGIYLALDVLFCTSSIVHLCAISLDRYWSVTQAVEYNLKRTPKRVKCIIIIVWLISAFISSPPLISIDSNKDLSSLPQCELNDDTWYILSSSIASFFAPCIIMVLVYIRIYQVAKTRTRTMSGKTPRPDGVTQTENGLSKATSPYHGERENGHCQCPPTPSQGTLTIMQQTEDGDMEESSSSEGKGHKPHQQEDSLKAKRANQKKSCKQSTRIARVSNKSMDLFASRRKRRRSSFARKKVSQAREKRFTFVLAVVMGVFVVCWFPFFFSYSLYGMCRDSCKIPDPLFKFFFWIGYCNSSLNPAIYTIFNRDFRRAFQKILCKSWGKSF; from the coding sequence ATGGATTCGTTAAACGCCAGCGGAATGGACGCGTTCACGGTGATCCATCTGAATTCCTCCTGGAGTCTGGACAGTGGATATTCACTAGCAGCGATAGCCAGCATTGCGGCTCTTGTAAGTTTTCTCATTCTGTTCACCGTGGTTGGGAATATTCTGGTGGTTATTGCGGTGCTGACGAGCCGGGCGCTGAAAGCCCCACAGAACCTGTTTCTGGTGTCTCTGGCCACCGCGGACATCCTGGTTGCCACTTTGGTGATGCCGTTTTCTCTGGCGAACGAACTTATGGGCTACTGGTATTTCGGAAAAGTTTGGTGCGGTATTTATCTGGCTTTGGATGTTTTGTTCTGCACTTCGTCTATTGTTCATCTGTGCGCAATAAGCCTGGACCGCTACTGGTCCGTTACGCAGGCTGTAGAGTACAACCTGAAGCGTACTCCCAAACGCGTAAagtgcatcatcatcatcgtgtGGCTCATATCtgctttcatctcctctccGCCGCTCATTTCTATAGACAGCAACAAGGATCTCAGCTCCCTGCCTCAGTGCGAGCTCAATGATGACACTTGGTACATCCTCTCCTCCAGCATCGCGTCCTTCTTCGCCCCTTGCATAATCATGGTGCTGGTGTACATCAGGATATATCAGGTGGCCaaaaccagaaccagaaccatgTCTGGGAAAACCCCCAGGCCAGATGGTGttacacaaactgaaaatggACTGAGCAAAGCCACCTCCCCTTACCATGGCGAGAGAGAGAACGGCCACTGTCAGTGCCCGCCTACGCCAAGCCAAGGCACCCTCACTATCATGCAACAGACTGAGGATGGTGACATGGAGGAGAGTTCCTCCTCAGAGGGCAAAGGTCACAAGCCGCATCAGCAGGAGGACTCCCTAAAGGCCAAGAGGGCCAACCAAAAGAAAAGCTGCAAACAGTCCACTCGCATCGCCAGAGTCAGCAACAAATCCATGGACCTCTTCGCCTCCAGGAGGAAGCGCCGCCGGAGCTCCTTTGCCAGGAAAAAGGTCTCGCAGGCCAGGGAGAAGAGGTTTACATTTGTCCTGGCTGTGGTCATGGGGGTGTTTGTTGTGTGCTGGTTCCCCTTTTTCTTCAGTTACAGCTTGTACGGTATGTGCAGGGACTCCTGTAAGATCCCCGACCCACTCTTTAAATTCTTCTTCTGGATTGGCTACTGTAACAGCTCCCTTAACCCTGCTATTTACACCATCTTTAACCGAGACTTCAGACGCGCCTTCCAGAAGATCCTCTGCAAGTCGTGGGGGAAATCCTTTTAG